The sequence ACCTAAACCTGCTTTTAAACTAATTCCATCTGATTTTAAGATATCTTCAAACATACAACTTAAGTCATTTTCATTCATACCATTACAAGGGCACATAAAATTGTCTCCACCTATGAAAAATCCAAGTGCGTTGTATTTTTTCAAAGATTTGAATAATTTTACTTGAGCATCTTTTATTTGTAAATATGTATCGTATGCAGAGTCTTTATCGGTCATAGTACCTGTAACATCGTCAATATCGATATGTGCCAATTGAACGTATCCTTCATTTTCAGATACTAACTCAGTTGATACATCAAATACTTCTTTCCTAACTTCATCTTGTGCGCTACCATATTCTTGTAATCTTTTTGTAGCAATTTTTTGAGCTTCGTATGGCGTTTCTGCAGAAGCTATTGACATACTTAATGTAAAAGGATATCTATTTTTAACACTGTTCTGAATTCTTTTATGTGTTTCTAAATCAATACCATTCGTAACAGCAATTAAATTGTCAAATCTTGTATAAAA is a genomic window of Methanococcus voltae containing:
- a CDS encoding GTP cyclohydrolase III, translated to MIQITVMQIDNYGPWTVTPNPRRESDLQALQSRLYTDLSLQFGVHKGLVFYTRFDNLIAVTNGIDLETHKRIQNSVKNRYPFTLSMSIASAETPYEAQKIATKRLQEYGSAQDEVRKEVFDVSTELVSENEGYVQLAHIDIDDVTGTMTDKDSAYDTYLQIKDAQVKLFKSLKKYNALGFFIGGDNFMCPCNGMNENDLSCMFEDILKSDGISLKAGLGIGKTAEDASNLADIGLEIIRDGKCEGSVYTLKQNSEESLKIPHNYTCSI